DNA from Mustela nigripes isolate SB6536 chromosome 14, MUSNIG.SB6536, whole genome shotgun sequence:
ggggtgcctgggtggctcagttggttaagtgtctgactcttgggttcagctcagtcatgatcctcagggtcatgggatggaatcctgagttgggctccacactcagtgcagtctgcttgagattatctccctcttcctctacccctctctGACACATGTGtttactcactctctcaaataaataaataaataaataaacaatcttttataaaatgactCTTACTACTGAATTTGTTAGTTTTAACAGGTGTATGTGTAATCctttggttttccacatatatgATCATATCATCTGGGAACAGACACTTCACTTCTTTTCCAATACAggtgccttttgtttttcttatctgattgctctGGTTAGAACTTCCAATacaatgtgaaataaaaatggtcaaagtggggatgcctgggtggctcagtcggtttagctgctgctttcagctcaggttgtgatctcagagtcctgagatcaagccccacatggggggaggggggatctttgctcagcagggagcctgcttctctctcggccACCTGCCACTCTGTCCACTTGtgcgcacgtgctctctctctctctctctccctggcaaataaataaataaataaataaataataaaaaggtataggggcagaacatttttttaaaaaatggtcaaagtgGCCATCCTTGTTTTCTTGATCTTAAAGAgccttcagtctttcatcatGAATATGCTAtaagctatgggtttttcataaatgccttTTATCAACTTGgaagtttctttctattctttgtttttttgagttttttccttAATCACGAAAGGGTATTGTATTgtttcaagtgctttttctgctttctcccccctttattttactttgattttcagATGCTGAATCAGCCTTGTcttcctggaataaattccacttggttatGTTGTATAATCTGATTAATATGCTGGTGGATTTggtttgctgaattttttttaaaggatttttttggtATCTGTATTCATGAAAGATGTTGTTTAGTTCACTTGTGATGTCTTTGcctggctttggtatcaaggCAATGCCGGAATGAGGTAGCAAGTATTccctcttcttcaattttttgaaagaatttgagaAGCATTGATATCCTTCCTTTAATATTTAGAATTCACCATAAACCATCAAGTTCAGGGTTTTTCTTTGTCCTAGagggttttgattactgattcagtctctttactagttatgggtctgtatagattttctacttcttcatgattcagtGTTTGGTAGATTTTTGTCTTTGTAGGTATTTATCCATATCATTTAGGTTATCCAAACTGTTGGAATGAAATTGTTCATAGTACTCTCATAATCTTTTTcgtttctgtaaaatgggtagtAATGTCCTCGCTTTCACATTTTTCTTGGccagtctagctaaaggtttggcAATTTGTTAATCTCTCTGAAgaaccagttcttggtttcattgatattttttctaatatttccttccttctgccagcTTTGGggttagtttgttcttttttttagttccttaaggtgtaaagCTAGATGttgaattgagattttttttattattataagcaTTCACAGCTACAAATTCCCTCTTGGGAGGGAAAATGTACAGAATATTTCCTATTGAAATTCACCGttatttttgcttaatttattctgattttaaattaattaactaattaattatgaaagattttatctatttatttgacagagaaacagtgagagagggaacataagtgggggtagagggtgagggagaagccggcttcctgctgaacagggagcacgcggggctcaatcctaggaccctgagatcatgacctgagctaaaggcaaaagcttaacaactgagtcccTGAGGTGCCtctactctgatttttaaaatggcatttttcacttGCTGAAAAtcccaatttcttaaaatattattttgaaactattttaatgaaaaataacaaacagaGAAGTGGATATAAGTGTACAGCCTAATGGATGATTACACAGTGAAGATCTGTGAAACACTGCCACCACTGCAGAAGCCCCCTCCATGCCCCTTATCATtgtctcccctgctcccctctaATATAACTTGTTATCTGGACATAACTTCTTTGAATTCCGCTATCTCTGTTCTGTGATGTTTCTGTAATTGGTGTAAAAGCCGGAATTGCTTTCttaagtttgctttctttttgtgtgtgtgcgtgaacGATGCTCATTTTTCCTTGATCTGTGGCAACATTTTTCCCAGtcaatttctttaagattttatttatttatttgagagagagaaagaaagtgggagaAGCAAGTGCCTGAGCCTGAGTtggggtaggggtgtgtgtgcagagggagaaggagaagcagtgggggagggacagagggagaagatgctGGGATCCATCCAAGgaccccctgggatcatgacctgacctgaaggcagatgcttaaccaactgagccacccaggagccctgatttattttgtttgtttgttttggttttttgagatTGCAATATTCAATTTCTCTTGGTGTTTTAGTATCTTCTGTGgatactgtattttttacttacgttttggttttcttatttgaatGGATTGGCCTTTTCTGGACTGTCACAGTGGAGGGATAGATGGGAAACTATTCATTAAGatagtttcaaaataatattgtGAGAAATCAGGATTTTCAGCAAGAGCTCTCTCTAATGCTACAGTGATggacagctttaaaaatatttcctggatCTTGTCCTGTTTCAAGAGGTTCTACTGCccatctcttctttatttccctttacACCAGTCAGTCTTCCAGGAATACCGCCTCTTGACTTCCAAGCTCATCTCCTACCCTTGTTAAAAATCGTCctcttttccttacctcctccGGTGTTGATCTCAGACTTGTCCTCTGCAGTTCCAACTCAGTTCAGACCCTCTTCTGTAAGTAAATATTTGCAGATGCTTTCTAAGTTTGACTAGAGTCATGACCCATCTGAACCCTCAATTCTTCCCACTCTTGTGGCTTTCTGCACTTAGGCTAATTTTGTATGTTCTTTCACCCTTACACTTAAAGATATCTTTGAAGGTTTTCTCAGACTTTTACTGAAGCTATAGGCTATAGgctaaaatatagaatattttatttgctctcttggttcttttttttttgacatgaacATGACACGGAGGAAAAGTGGCATGTGTCCCGTCCAGGCTTCCACTGTGCTCCTGTCAGCTAGACTTGCTTCTTAGAAAGTCCACCCAGGAGAATGGCCTGGTGCTGGGATAATTCAGGCAAAAGATCTTGGAGGCTGGATAAGGGTGGAGTCTGGAGATGGGAAAGAGGGATTGGAGTTGGGAAGGAGGGACATGTGGAATTGGAATTTGAACTAGGGGTGAatttcacttctctctcttcAAGGATACTGAGAAGTCAATGTCCATCTTGGACATGTCTCCATCTCCTAGACGCAGTGGAATGCATACCTCTTGGAATGATGGCACATCAGGCATTCACTACTTCCTTCCGTGCACAGAGCTGGAGAGGATCCCTTTGGCCTTAGCTGAGGCTCCCAGGCAGAATGCAAGTGAAACGGGGCCACAGTTCAGTATGATGCTGCCTGAGCATGGTGTGAGCTACTGCTCCCAAGTGACTCGCACTCCTTCCCAGATGATTTACTGTGAGGGAATGTCTCCCTCCCAGCCAGGCATGGTGATTTTCAGGGGGCCCCAGATGATGCCCTTAGGAGAGCCCAGTACTCCAGGGGTGGCCATGACCTTTGGTGGGAATCTAAGGATGCCCCGCAGTGGGCCTCCAGTTTCAGCTCCCAGTGGAATCTCAGTGACATCCCACATCAATGTTCCATCAATGCCTTATTCTGGCCCCCCCACAGTACCTTCTAACAGAGACTCTTTAACACCTAAAATGTTACTGGTCCCAACCATGCCTTCTACTGAGACCCAGGCAATGCTTCCTTCTTTGACTCAGATGTTGCCCCCTAAAGAACCCCATGACTTTAGGATGAGCCCAGCTGGGTCCCCATCATTTCTGGCTTTAGAATCCCAGGACTCtctcagccagccaggctcccaggAAGACCCCTTACCCAAGCAGCGCATGCATGCCCCCCTGAAAGCAGAGCGGAACTCCAGGTCCCAGGAAAGGGCTCTCAGGAGGAGATCCCCGGTTTCAAGGCCTTACTGCTGCCAATATGAAAGCTGTGGAAAAGCTTATACTAAGCGCTCCCACCTTGTGAGTCACCAACGCAAACACACAGGTGAATGAGGTGTTCATATAGGTGGGATAAGGTTGGGTGGGGTAGAGGAGTCTCTGGGCTTTAGATTTGTGCTAGACCACTGGTTTGTAATGGCTTGGGATTAGCTTGTTATCTTTCAAGCTTGGGGTCAAACTGTATTGGCCCCACCAATGTGCTTTCCTGCTACCTAGTGTGACCATGCCAAAATCATGGGACTGCTGGTCTTGTTGCCTCCTTACTCCTTTCCCTTGGTTTTCTCTTGGTTTCTCAACCTTGACTGCTCTTCCTCAATAGAGTCAGACCCCTTTCTAAGCACCTGCTGGCATGTTCTTCTACTTAATTTCTTCTGTCCCTTGTCACCTCCCCACAGGTGAGAGGCCCTATAAATGCATGTGGGAAAGCTGTATGTGGTCTTTTTTCCGTTCTGATGAGCTTGGACGACATATGCGGATACACACCAGATACCGACCACATAGATGTGATCAATGCGGCCGACAATTCATGAGATCTGACCATCTCAGGCAACACCGAAGGATTCACCAACGGGTGCCAGGATCCCCAGACCTCCAGGCCAGCAGTGGACAGATGGCTGGTCCTCCTGCTGCTGGTCTTTAGATGAATCTCCTCTCCTCATCTTGGTTTCTCTACCCAGATCTCGCCTGCCTCTGACCAGATAGTCTTCAGTAGGAATAGGCTTcgatgaagacagagaaagattaTGAGGTGGTGTTAAAGCCTATATGAGCTCTGGACCCAGTCAGAGACTCCTTGGAACTGTCTTGCGTGCCCTCGCCTCTCTGGGGCCACCTACTTTTGCCAAGGTTAGCCACATGGGAAAGCGAAGGAAAGTAGAGATTGGGAGCTTTATCCAAAAGCTCTTTATCTTGTGTCACTGCCCAGCCTGAAACTCTTCAGCTACTTTCCTTCACCTGCTACATAAAATCCAACTTCCTTATCTTGGTCTTCTATAGTTTCCAGAACCAGACTATGTTTAAATCCTGAATTTACTTACCACTTACTAGCCATGTGACCTGGGAAAAGGTGTTTGGTCACTATGCCATGTTTCCTCATCTGGTACACAAGAAAAACAGTGTTGGACTGTTTTGGACCCATCTTAGGTACTGAATCAGATTCTCTTTGGCACTCACCAGCCACATGTCCAGAGATTGTTTCTCCTATAGCTTCGAGACTTGGATGGAATGCCACACTGCAGGGCATGGGATCTGGCATCTCAGGTTGCTATATTAGCGGCCCAGAAGTGTGGGGGAGTAAATGCTCCtgaaataacatttaattaaTGGGAGATGGGAGAGACTCAGGCGGATCAAgtaccttcttccctccctttcctcggGAGCTGCAAGGTACTGTTTCTCCAATGGGAGGATTGCCCGAGTAGCCATTGGACACACCTGCTGTGTTTCTTCAAGGCTTGTCATGAAGCAGGACCCAACTACTATCAGTTTGCATTACCATCAGTTCTTCCCTGCCTTGCTTCCCTTTTCTCACTCGGTGTCCTGGGTTTGCACCTCTCAAATAAAACATAAGTACTTAGTTCTTGTTTCAGGCTCTGTTTTCTAGGTGACTTGGGGTGGAGGACAGAAGACTGGGGCGGAGAAGGACAAAGCCTACTGTAACTTCCTCTTCTCCCCTAACCGCTACCTGGGCTACCAAATACCAGGTATTAATGGCTCTGTCCTGCCCTTTTCCCTCCTGTAGGGTTGAGAGCATAATAGCTATCCTGAGTATTCAGGTGGTTTTGAGTCTCATTTCTAGACTTCTCAGCCAGCCATTCCACTGGCTGGCAAACTAAGAGGGACTTGCCTAAActcaggtggcagagctgggatcccaATCAGAATTGGGATTGTTGCCGAACACTGCCAGGTGATAGCCACAGAGATATGAATCAGGTCCTGTGGCCAAGGGATCATCTTGATCTAGGGGCTGAGAAGTCCACCTAGGTGTGGTGGCCATGGAGAGGAGGAACACCTAAAGGGAAGGTCAGagaggctttctggaggaggtcaCCCTTGAGCTCAGTGAGTGTATGTAATATTTAGTAATCCCTTAAGTGTTGGAATAAACTGAGCAGgtgaatgaagagaaaagaattccAGACAGATTGCTAGACCAACACaactgctcagaggagagtcaaACCAGCAAGcttctattcattcaacaaacgttCTTTGAGTCCACTACAGAAGCATCAGAGCTGTGGGGACTCATGGTGGAGAGCACAGGAACAATGGAAGGGTGTGTCAGGGAAGAAAGACTTCCTCAAAAGGAGGTGCCTGAGCCAGTCCTGAAGGACTCATGGGCCTTAGCCAGACCTCAATTTCCTGGATATCTACCCTTGGTCATATCCTATGTTGGACACTAAGGACTCAGAGCATGACAGTACCTTGCTGTGGGCCATCAAGACCACAGTTAAACATTCTGAAAGCACTCAGTGTTGCCAAGAAGAGCCGCCAAATCTCAGGGGGCTCAAATTTATTCCGGGCATTGTGGAAGCCCCACAGGTAGAGTGACACCTGTGACcgacccccatccccacccttaCCTCCTCCTGCATGGCCACCTTGGTCTGTTACCTTGGTAGCCCCGGTGTACCTGCACCAGGCATTCAGTGCCTTCCACCCAAACTCTTGAGTGGGGGGAGTGGACATGATAAATAAGGGAAGGGGTGCTTGATTGGGACCCAATGCGTGGCCTCAGGTCTCAAGAGCCCAAAGTATCTCTCATTCCCACCTGGGCACCGGGTCCCTTCTGTGAAGCAGAACATCTCAAGGTCAGTGGGCCAGCACGGGTCTCCATTCCCTGCCCTTCCTGGCTCATACACATGGCTGCTGGTAGGGTCAGAAGGCCAGATTGCTTGTTGGGAGGTAAGAGCGAGGTCTGTTGGTGACCCATCACTTTCACCAAGGAATGGAACTGGAAGGAGCCAGAGAGGGCAGGGGTGTGCCAGACACTATAGAGTTGGGCAACAAGGGGCCCTGCCCTTGTGGA
Protein-coding regions in this window:
- the KLF17 gene encoding Krueppel-like factor 17; translated protein: MEREAEMQIQWQPPQHQLVQDTEKSMSILDMSPSPRRSGMHTSWNDGTSGIHYFLPCTELERIPLALAEAPRQNASETGPQFSMMLPEHGVSYCSQVTRTPSQMIYCEGMSPSQPGMVIFRGPQMMPLGEPSTPGVAMTFGGNLRMPRSGPPVSAPSGISVTSHINVPSMPYSGPPTVPSNRDSLTPKMLLVPTMPSTETQAMLPSLTQMLPPKEPHDFRMSPAGSPSFLALESQDSLSQPGSQEDPLPKQRMHAPLKAERNSRSQERALRRRSPVSRPYCCQYESCGKAYTKRSHLVSHQRKHTGERPYKCMWESCMWSFFRSDELGRHMRIHTRYRPHRCDQCGRQFMRSDHLRQHRRIHQRVPGSPDLQASSGQMAGPPAAGL